In a genomic window of Quercus lobata isolate SW786 chromosome 4, ValleyOak3.0 Primary Assembly, whole genome shotgun sequence:
- the LOC115986203 gene encoding organic cation/carnitine transporter 2-like: MEISTTTHNLVGTNSADQETTGLNQVLLPLSIDETTEQILGDFGWSQFIQAILVSVPSLFDAQQTFISIFTDAEPNWRCNFNTTCNSNSNICQLPKSAWSWDEPSHKTIISEWGLECASSFITGLPASSFFVGSIVGGLSLATLGDIRLGRKNLLYLSCLIMCFTSLFTAFSINIWMYSTLRLLSGFGRGSITTCTFILLTERVGKQWRGQIGTMTFVLSSFGILSLPAAAYLNRGSSWRILYLCTSIPAISYCIITYYFVYESPRWLFMVGRDIEAKAVLRKLASIEGNSLDLDLSSIHLGQEISTSYPYKLMKDLFKRRWALRRILATMVLGFGIGLVYFGMLFGVRNLGFNLYLGVMFNALLLIPTNLVTLFFLARWKRKGSLFALCIISGICSIMCAVVGRSREGIQIGLELASLFCTSLALNVVMIFTIELFPTTVRNSASTLIRQAIVLGSAFVPILTSGGKRNGFLSFGTFGLTILLCSFVVIILPETKGKNLCNTMDEQERMNNIIV, translated from the coding sequence ATGGAAATATCAACTACAACCCATAATCTCGTGGGGACTAACTCTGCTGACCAAGAGACTACAGGACTCAACCAAGTCCTTCTTCCCTTGTCTATAGATGAGACAACTGAACAAATTTTAGGAGATTTTGGGTGGTCTCAATTCATTCAAGCCATCCTTGTATCAGTCCCATCTTTATTTGATGCACAACAAACATTTATAAGCATCTTTACTGATGCAGAGCCAAATTGGCGTTGCAACTTCAACACAACATGCAACTCAAACTCCAATATCTGCCAACTCCCAAAAAGTGCTTGGTCTTGGGATGAACCTTCTCACAAGACAATCATATCGGAATGGGGTCTGGAATGTGCTAGTTCATTCATCACAGGACTTCCTGCTTCATCTTTCTTCGTAGGCAGCATAGTTGGTGGATTAAGTCTTGCTACACTTGGCGACATCCGTCTTGGTAGGAAGAACTTGCTTTACCTCTCATGCCTAATAATGTGCTTTACCTCGCTTTTCACGGCATTCTCGATTAACATTTGGATGTACTCGACCTTGAGACTTCTAAGCGGGTTTGGCCGTGGATCAATTACGACATgcacttttattttgttaaccGAGAGAGTGGGAAAACAGTGGCGTGGACAAATAGGGACAATGACATTTGTCTTGTCTTCATTCGGGATATTATCTTTACCAGCTGCGGCCTATTTGAACAGAGGTTCATCATGGAGAATTCTTTATCTCTGTACTTCTATTCCAGCAATCTCATACTGTATCATTACTTACTACTTTGTGTATGAGTCTCCTAGATGGCTTTTCATGGTAGGACGTGACATAGAAGCCAAAGCAGTATTGAGAAAACTTGCATCTATAGAAGGCAATAGTTTAGACTTAGACCTATCTAGCATTCATCTTGGGCAAGAAATATCAACAAGTTATCCTTACAAATTGATGAAGGACTTATTTAAGAGAAGATGGGCATTACGACGGATATTAGCAACTATGGTACTTGGTTTTGGCATTGGATTAGTATACTTTGGCATGTTATTCGGTGTAAGAAATTTAGGTTTCAACCTCTATTTGGGTGTCATGTTTAATGCCTTATTGTTAATACCTACAAATTTAGTAACCTTGTTCTTTTTAGCAAGATGGAAAAGGAAAGGTTCATTGTTTGCCTTATGTATAATAAGTGGCATAtgtagcataatgtgtgctgtAGTAGGCAGAAGTAGAGAAGGTATACAGATCGGGCTAGAACTAGCATCTTTGTTTTGCACCTCTTTGGCATTAAATGTGGTGATGATATTCACAATTGAATTGTTTCCAACTACTGTGAGGAACTCGGCCTCAACGTTGATCAGGCAAGCAATTGTCCTTGGTTCAGCGTTTGTTCCGATATTGACTTCAGGAGGGAAGAGAAATGGATTTTTATCGTTTGGAACTTTTGGATTGACAATATTGTTGTGTAGTTTCGTTGTGATCATTTTGCCAGAGACAAAGGGTAAAAATCTTTGTAACACCATGGATGAACAAGAGCGTATGAATAATATAATTGTGTAA